The Drechmeria coniospora strain ARSEF 6962 chromosome 02, whole genome shotgun sequence genome has a segment encoding these proteins:
- a CDS encoding methionyl-tRNA synthetase yields MTKLMHSYRMVQIARCCGQFGHGATLTIGQLISQFQSSEGLAFESSFDKQLPIMRRFGIHALRALRPPRWPLFPPSEWVCSSCRGQIGRQLRWNSQNGPTNEKPFYITTPIFYVNAAPHIGHLYCMVLADVLKRWKQIDGKQAVLCTGTDEHGMKIQRAAAKENMPPKEFCDHNSNKFRSLAASAAISYDSFIRTTDDEHKEAVKHFWLQLKHSLPERMGLYKGSHEGWYCVSDECFYPEDVVQPSIVPQTGKKIMVSSETENEVEWVKEETWFFPLSKYKERLLKFYDENPNWITPAHRMNEVRDWVENHLEDLSVTRPVSRLSWGIPDPEDKQQTIYVWVDALINYLTKAGYGAKWYSSEDSMGIWPADVQVIGKDILRFHAIYWPALLMALDIPLPKQIVCHNHWTMSNRKMSKSLGNVVNPFFAVERWGVDPLRYFLMRNGSFSKDMGYSNQIIGSVYTKELQANIGNLFYRIARPKVNAKWSTEEAVKTYREGGFHDLARFEDADHSKYFGLESYLESVTAAFRDEMESANTGGAIREIFHLLRETNRYVSDTEPWQLVKRAGSESRTLLNWIIYNSAEALRIAGILLQPMMPTKATELLDELGVKPERRTVQYAHKGKDADYGTAAGRSQDAPRIKKWDTLFPPTPSANDSDVEVRRQLREMLLHKTKNPMNQMAELLAMEARMGEEAVAKLLAEADVETDAVSPKPAP; encoded by the exons ATGACGAAGCTCATGCACAGTTATCGGATGGTGCAGATCGCACGGTGCTGCGGCCAATTTGGCCATGGAGCTACCTTGACTATTGGCCAATTAATTAGCCAATTCCAGAGCTCGGAAGGCCTGGCCTTCGAATCAAGCTTCGACAAGCAGCTCCCGATCATGAGACGGTTCGGTATTCACGCTCTTCGAGCGTTGAGACCGCCTAGATGGCCTCTTTTTCCTCCTTCGGAATGGGTCTGTTCAAGCTGCAGAGGACAAATTGGCCGCCAACTCCGCTGGAACAGCCAGAATGGGCCGACAAACGAGAAGCCCTTTTACATTACGACGCCCATCTTCTACGTCAACGCCG CTCCCCATATCGGTCATTTATACTGCATGGTTCTTGCCGACGTGTTGAAGCGATGGAAGCAGATCGACGGCAAGCAGGCCGTCCTCTgcaccggcaccgacgagcaTGGCATGAAGATTCAACGAGCGGCAGCGAAGGAGAATATGCCGCCCAAAGAGTTTTGCGACCACAACTCGAACAAGTTTCGTTCGCTCGCCGCGTCGGCAGCCATATCGTACGACTCCTTCATCCGaacgaccgacgacgaacaCAAGGAGGCTGTCAAGCACTTTTGGCTGCAGCTCAAGCACAGCCTACCGGAGAGAATGGGTCTCTACAAAGGCTCGCACGAAGGGTGGTATTGCGTCAGTGACGAATGCTTTTACCCCGAAGACGTGGTGCAGCCGAGCATCGTTCCGCAGACTGGCAAGAAAATAATGGTCAGCTCCGAGACGGAAAATGAGGTCGAATGGGTCAAGGAGGAGACGTGGTTCTTCCCGCTATCCAAGTACAAGGAACGCCTGCTCAAGTTTTACGACGAGAATCCCAACTGGATCACGCCAGCGCATCGGATGAATGAGGTTCGAGATTGGGTGGAGAACCACCTCGAGGATCTGTCGGTCACTCGACCCGTCTCGCGGCTGAGCTGGGGTATACCGGATCCAGAGGACAAGCAGCAGACGATCTATGTCTGGGTGGATGCCTTGATCAACTACCTAACAAAAGCGGGCTACGGAGCCAAGTGGTATTCGAGCGAGGACAGCATGGGCATCTGGCCAGCCGATGTTCAGGTCATCGGCAAGGACATTCTGCGCTTTCACGCCATTTACTGGCCCGCGCTGCTCATGGCGTTGGATATTCCTCTCCCGAAGCAGATCGTATGCCACAACCACTGGACCATGTCGAATCGCAAAATGTCCAAATCGCTCGGCAACGTGGTCAATCCtttcttcgccgtcgagcggtGGGGCGTTGACCCGCTGCGCTACTTTCTCATGCGCAACGGCAGCTTTAGCAAGGATATGGGATACTCGAATCAAATCATCGGGTCTGTGTACACGAAGGAGTTGCAGGCGAACATAGGGAACCTGTTTTATCGGATCGCGCGACCCAAGGTCAACGCGAAGTGGTCGACCGAGGAGGCAGTCAAGACTTACCGAGAAGGGGGGTTCCACGATTTGGCGAGGTTCGAAGATGCAGATCATAGCAAGTACTTCGGCCTAGAGTCATATCTCgagtcggtgacggcggcgttcCGCGATGAGATGGAGAGCGCCAACACGGGTGGCGCTATTCGAGAGATCTTCCATCTCCTCCGAGAG ACAAACCGATACGTGTCCGATACGGAGCCTTGGCAGCTGGTGAAGAGGGCCGGGTCGGAGTCGCGCACGCTCCTCAACTGGATCATCTACAACAGCGCAGAAGCGCTTCGGATTGCGGGCATCCTGCTGCAACCGATGATGCCCACCAAAGCGACCGAGCTCCTGGACGAGCTCGGGGTGAAGCCCGAGCGACGGACGGTGCAGTACGCGCACAAAGGCAAGGACGCCGACTACggaacggcggcggggcGAAGTCAGGACGCGCCCAGGATCAAGAAGTGGGACACCCTCTTCCCGCCGACTCCGAGTGCGAACGATTCGGATGTCGAGGTCAGGAGGCAGCTGAGGGAGATGCTGCTTCACAAGACCAAGAACCCAATGAACCAGATGGCCGAGTTGCTCGCCATGGAGGCGAGgatgggcgaggaggcggtggcgaagctgctcgccgaggcggacgtCGAGACGGATGCGGTCTCACCAAAACCGGCGCCGTAA
- a CDS encoding putative beta-glucosidase 1 precursor, whose product MAPMAQLCVWVAALASCICHASPIEEKRSWVPDGYHAPPYYPAPYGGWAGDWAESYRKARKLVDLMTLAEKTNITGGTGIYMVGRCNGNSGSALRLGFPQLCLNDAHNGVRQADHVTVFPDGITTGATFDKQLMRRRADAMGREARIKGVNVWLGPTVGPIGRKPKGGRNWEGFGADPVLQAVGARETIRGVQAQGVIATIKHWVGNEQEMYRMYNPFQFAYSANIDDRVLHEIYMWPFAEGVKAGVGSVMTAYNAVNGTACSQHPYLINALLKDELGFQGFVMTDWLAHMSGVGSALAGLDMDMPGDTQVPLFGNSYWMHELTRATLNGSVPMDRLNDMATRIVAAWYKMGQDADDFPATNFDTNTKSREGLLYPAAFPDTPRGVVNHFVPAQADHDVIARQVAQDAITMLKNDGGLLPLSTERKLFVFGTDAQANPDGINACVDRNCNKGTLGQGWGSGTVDYVYLDDPIGAIRARAKKVTFYNTDTFPGKVDTPRDDDVALVFLSSDAGENTYTVEGNHGDRDASGLYAWHGGDKLVQEVARRYKNVVVVIHTVGPLLLERWVDLSSVKSVLVAHLPGQEAGRSLAEVLFGDVSPSGHLPYSITRREEDLPESVTKLIDKAFLNQAQDTYSEGLYIDYRYLNKKGIQPRYAFGHGLSYTSFSYGNATVRKVTQMSRTPTARSAKSGILDYAQSIPEAREAVKPAGFHAHWRYIYSWLGKADAEAAVRDGRRNKYPYPEGYSTQQRPGPRAGGGQGGNPALWDVAYRLAVTVTNTGTKRAGKASVQAYLQFPDGTPYETPVIQLRDFEKTKKLAPGESTTVELMLTRKDLSVWDVVLQDWVIPAVDGGYKVWLGPASDALDTVCRADRMTCEHGVKGPV is encoded by the exons ATGGCGCCGATGGCCCAGCTCTGTGTTTGGGTAGCTGCCCTAGCTTCCTGCATCTGTCACGCCTCTCCCATAGAGGAAAAGCGATCATGGGTTCCGGACGGATACCATGCACCGCCGTACTATCCCGCTCCCTACGGCGGTTGGGCCGGCGACTGGGCTGAGAGTTACCGCAAGGCCAGGAAGCTTGTCGACTTGATGACGCTGGCGGAAAAGACGAATATTACGGGCGGCACGGGGATATACATGG TAGG ACGCTGCAACGGCAACTCGGGCTCTGCCCTCCGTCTGGGCTTCCCCCAGCTCTGCCTCAACGACGCTCACAATGGCGTGCGGCAAGCAGACCACGTCACCGTTTTCCCAGACGGCATCACGACGGGTGCCACCTTTGACAAGCAGCTCATGCGACGGCGGGCCGACGCCATGGGACGCGAGGCCCGTATCAAGGGTGTCAACGTTTGGCTCGGTCCTACCGTCGGACCCATCGGTCGCAAACCCAAGGGCGGTCGCAACTGGGAGGGCTTCGGTGCCGATCCCGTTCTGCAGGCCGTCGGTGCCCGTGAGACGATCCGAGGGGTCCAGGCCCAGGGCGTCATCGCCACCATCAAGCACTGGGTGGGCAACGAGCAAGAGATGTATCGGATGTACAACCCCTTTCAGTTCGCCTACAGCGCCAACATCG ACGACCGGGTCCTGCACGAGATCTACATGTGGCCCTTTGCCGAAGGTgtcaaggccggcgtcgggtcTGTCATGACGGCGTACAACGCG GTCAACGGCACAGCCTGCAGCCAGCATCCGTACCTCATCAACGCCCTCCTcaaggacgagctcggcttCCAGGGCTTCGTCATGACCGACTGGCTCGCTCACATGTCCGGCGTCGGTTCCGcccttgccggcctcgacatgGACATGCCCGGCGACACTCAGGTGCCCCTTTTCGGCAACTCGTACTGGATGCATGAGCTCACGCGCGCCACCCTCAACGGCTCCGTCCCGATGGACCGCCTCAACGACATGGCGAcccgcatcgtcgccgcctggtACAAGATGGGccaggacgccgacgacttTCCCGCCACCAACTTCGACACCAACACGAAGAGCCGCGAGGGCCTGCTCTATCCCGCGGCATTCCCCGATACTCCCCGCGGCGTGGTGAACCACTTCGTGCCCGCCCAGGCCGACCACGACGTCATTGCCCGTCAGGTCGCTCAGGATGCCATCACGATGCTCAAGAACGACGGTGGCCTCCTGCCGCTCTCGACCGAGCGGAAACTCTTCGTTTTCGGCACGGACGCGCAGGCGAATCCGGACGGAATCAACGCGTGCGTCGATCGAAACTGCAACAAAGGTACCCTCGGCCAGGGATGGGGTTCCGGCACCGTCGATTACGTCTACCTCGACGACCCCATCGGCGCGATCAGGGCGCGGGCCAAGAAGGTCACCTTTTACAACACTGACACCTTTCCGGGCAAGGTCGACACCCCtagggacgacgacgtcgccctcgtcttcctcaGCTCCGATGCGGGCGAAAACACGTACACGGTCGAGGGCAACCACGGTGACCGGGACGCGTCCGGCCTCTACGCCtggcacggcggcgacaagcTCGTGCAGGAGGTGGCCAGGCGATACAagaacgtcgtcgtcgtcatccacACGGTCGGACCCCTGCTTCTAGAACGCTGGGTCGACCTTTCGTCGGTCAAGTCGGTGCTCGTCGCCCACCTCCCGGGCCAGGAAGCCGGCCGGtccctcgccgaggtcctCTTCGGCGACGTCTCGCCCAGCGGTCACCTTCCCTACTCCATCACGAGGCGCGAGGAGGACTTGCCGGAGAGCGTGACGAAGCTCATCGACAAGGCCTTCCTCAACCAAGCGCAGGACACGTACTCCGAGGGCCTCTACATCGACTACCGCTACCTCAACAAAAAGGGCATCCAGCCACGGTACGCCTTCGGCCACGGGCTCAGTTACACGTCCTTTTCATACGGAAACGCCACCGTGAGGAAGGTGACGCAGATGTCCAGGACACCGACGGCGCGGAGCGCCAAGagcggcatcctcgactACGCGCAATCCATCCCCGAAGCACGGGAAGCCGTCAAGCCGGCCGGGTTCCACGCCCATTGGCGCTACATCTACTCGTGGCTCGGCAAGGCGGACGCCGAAGCGGCCgttcgagacggccgacggaaCAAGTACCCCTATCCCGAAGGGTACTCGACGCAGCAGCGTCCCGGGCCGCGCGCCGGGGGCGGCCAGGGCGGAAACCCGGCACTCTGGGATGTGGCCTACAGGCTTGCGGTGACGGTGACCAACACGGGCACGAAGCGAGCCGGCAAGGCATCGGTGCAGGCGTATCTGCAGTTCCCGGACGGCACGCCATACGAGACGCCCGTCATCCAGCTGCGCGACTTTGAAAAGACCAAGAAGCTGGCCCCGGGGGAGAGCACGACGGTGGAGCTGATGCTCACGCGCAAGGACCTGAGCGTCTGGGATGTCGTGCTTCAGGACTGGGTCATCCCGGCGGTAGACGGGGGATACAAGGTGTGGTTGGGTCCGGCGAGCGACGCCTTGGATACCGTGTGTCGGGCGGACAGGATGACGTGCGAGCATGGGGTCAAGGGGCCGGTCTAG
- a CDS encoding Acyl-CoA N-acyltransferase, translating to MRVNEKTAISTSNVLLVPYEAHHVPTYHNWMQDPSIQEATASEPMTLEEEFENQQSWRTARDKLTFILCEPLDSVPERAFVRRRVVDADDKMRGDVNFFLYPDEDEEVEAAQDRAQESKQGLVGEVDVMVAESAHRGRGFGNGAVRALLTYLQDHLEEMMTEYAQQDGAMKGRKVELRGLMAKIQEANAGSRALFRNLGFTQKGEVNYFGEVTVVMSWEDLTKRDVHDPLSSSPIPHPPPPTCGPHKLHARIDDGGRCRSGERRLGPPGARWPATALRPAQHDEWTHPARPEAATRLSLPHEDEDRAKDSAQAPDEGTEARRMVAKAEPA from the exons ATGAGAGTGAATGAAAAAACTG CGATTTCCACGAGCAACGTGCTTCTCGTCCCATACGAGGCACATCATGTGCCGACGTACCACAACTGGATGCAAGATCCA AGCATCCAAGAGGCAACTGCGTCGGAGCCAATGACGCTGGAGGAAGAGTTTGAGAACCAGCAGTCATGGCGAACGGCGAGGGATAAATTAACTTTCATCCTATGCGAGCCGCTTGACTCTGTCCCAGAGAGAGCCTTCGTTCGGAGGAGAgttgtcgatgccgatgataAGATGAGGGGCGACGTCAACTTTTTCCTCTAcccggacgaggacgaagaagtAGAGGCGGCGCAAGACAGGGCGCAGGAGAGCAAGCAAGGGCTCGTGGGCGAGGTGGATGTCATGGTTGCCGAGTCGGCGCACCGCGGACGAGGGTTTGGCAACGGCGCAGTGCGCGCGCTGCTGACCTACTTGCAGGACCATCTCGAGGAGATGATGACAGAATATGCCCAGCAGGATGGTGCGATGAAGGGCAGGAAGGTCGAGCTTCGGGGCCTCATGGCCAAGATCCAGGAGGCCAACGCAGGCAGCCGGGCGTTATTTCGCAACCTGGGCTTCACCCAGAAGGGAGAGGTGAACTACTTTGGGGAGGTGACGGTGGTGATGAGCTGGGAAGATTTGACGAAGAGG GACGTTCACGaccctctctcctcctcgcccatcCCTCACCCCCCTCCGCCGACCTGCGGCCCTCACAAGCTTCACGCCCGCATCGATGACGGTGGCCGATGTCGTTCCGGTGagcgccgtctcggcccACCCGGCGCTCGCTGGCCTGCAACTGCGCTTCGGCCCGCGCAACACGATGAATGGACACACCCGGCTCGTCCAGAAGCGGCGACACGGCTTTCTCTACCGCATGAAGACGAAGACCGGGCGAAGGATTCTGCACAGGCGCCGGATGAAGGGACGGAGGCACGTCGCATGGTAGCCAAGGCCGAGCCTGCGTAG
- a CDS encoding Nuclear transport factor 2 domain containing protein: MTLPDADTEVKASSEAAENFISHFYQALNNLSKLDNFYVNSSAKYSIPADISINGQVVPTATEYLKLLEGQGRDVRYEVESLDAHVVNPSSGFGAPETLHDNTRVERNGGRMSVVVTTMGRVQFGKGREAPQRMFNETFVLVPNWDALARNPPRGLKRWLILSQNFRAL, translated from the exons ATGACGCTTCCTGATGCAGACACCGAGGTCAAAGCTTCGAGCGAAG CCGCCGAGAATTTCATCAGCCATTTCTACCAAGCACTCAACAACCTCTCCAAGCTGGACAACTTCTACGTCAACTCTTCCGCAAAGTATTCCATTCCCGCCGACATCTCCATCAACGGACAGGTTGTCCCCACCGCCACCGAATACTTGAAGCTGCTTGAGGGACAGGGCCGAGACGTTCGCTACGAAGTCGAGTCCCTGGACGCCCATGTTGTCAACCCATCATCAGGATTCGGCGCGCCGGAGACGCTTCACGACAATACGAGAGTCGAAAGGAACGGAGGACGCATGTCCGTCGTGGTAACGACCATGGGCCGGGTCCAGTTTGGCAAGGGACGAGAGGCGCCGCAGAGGATGTTCAACGAGACCTTTGTCCTCGTCCCCAACTGGGATGCCCTGGCGAGGAATCCTCCGCGAGGACTGAAGAGGTGGCTCATCCTGTCGCAAAACTTCCGAGCGTTATGA
- a CDS encoding conidiation-specific protein 10 yields MTGRQNPGNVSNRAQEEVQNMASKGGQAGHSGGFANMDPDKQREIASKGGQHSSGSYESGSQKGKEAGAMGGSK; encoded by the exons ATGACTGGACGCCAAAACCCAGGAAACGTTTCAAACCG AGCCCAGGAAGAGGTGCAAAACATGGCCTCCAAGGGCGGCCAGGCTGGTCATTCCGGAGGCTTTGCCAACATGGACCCCGACAAGCAG CGCGAAATTGCCTCCAAGGGAGGTCAGCATTCGTCTGGTTCCTATGAGAGCGGTAGCCAGAAGGGTAAGGAGGCCGGTGCCATGGGCGGTTCGAAGTGA
- a CDS encoding hypothetical protein (related to geranylgeranyltransferase type I alpha subunit) yields MPPKQKAAAKACKPATQAAAEPVPETVEERSRLRFYQTNPVEQRFQDVGLPGLTPTEKKTYAHSRLIIPVTEHQIPLSSKAEREFWKQVTKEAFPTRRLRKDYSWGKDRNGRDFGTYKPEDFQQHTLKQASLTALDIHHRSFLARRDIARRNGTEIAEEELEAEKKRRKEMAALKRELYGDIVGPLTSDPEWDDVIPIPSNEAEDALARIAYPDDYAEAVSYLRAVMAAEECSPRCLRLTELVIAMNPAHYTVWLYRFQIVKTLQLPVVDEIQWLNEVALENLKNYQIWHHRQLLMDYHYPRIASDAEVVKKLGKSEGDFISTMLVEDTKNYHVWSYRQYLVEKLGLWTPNELGCTQNMIEDDVRNNSAWAHRFFVVFSDPKVSTKGLPSTAHDPKVPDSIIDREVSYAKEKITSAPQNQSGWNYLRGVLAKGGRSATTVSDFADQFVSGLGEEDEKVQSSHALDLLSEVYSEKKETTKAKLCLQRLWEKWDPVREGYWKHRASELERAT; encoded by the exons ATGCCGCCGAAGCAAAAAGCGGCTGCTAAAGCTTGCAAACCCGCAACCCAAG CAGCTGCCGAACCAGTACccgagacggtcgaggaaCGATCCCGTCTGCGATTCTACCAAACCAACCCCGTCGAACAAAGGTTCCAAGACGTTGGCCTGCCGGGCCTCACGCCGACGGAGAAGAAAACTTATGCCCATTCGCGCCTCATCATACCCGTCACCGAGCATCAGATACCGCTGTCGAGCAAAGCGGAGCGCGAGTTCTGGAAGCAAGTCACCAAGGAAGCATTCCCTACCCGGCGCCTTCGCAAAGACTACAGCTGGGGCAAGGACAGGAACGGCCGCGACTTTGGAACGTACAAACCGGAAGACTTTCAGCAGCACACTCTCAAGCAGGCTAGCTTGACTGCCTTGGATATTCACCATCGCAGCTTCCTCGCCAGGAGGGACATTGCACGACGAAACGGTACCGAGAtcgccgaggaagagctcgaggccgagaaaaAGCGGAGAAAAGAGATGGCAGCTTTGAAGAGGGAGCTCTACGGCGATATTGTTGGGCCGCTCACTAGCGATCCAGAGTGGGATGATGTGATCCCGATTCCTTCCAATGAGGCGGAGGATGCCTTGGCCAGGATCGCCTATCCCGATGACTACGCCGAAG CCGTGTCCTACCTCCgagccgtcatggccgccgaaGAATGTTCCCCTCGCTGTCTGCGGCTGACCGAGCTTGTCATCGCCATGAACCCGGCCCACTACACCGTCTGGCTGTACCGATTCCAAATCGTCAAGACTCTTCAGCTGCCGGTTGTTGACGAGATCCAGTGGCTCAACGAGGTCGCTCTAGAAAATCTGAAAAACTATCAAATCTGGCACCATCGCCAACTGCTGATGGACTACCACTACCCACGCATCGCGTCCGACGCAGAGGTCGTCAAGAAGCTGGGCAAGTCGGAGGGCGATTTCATCTCAAcgatgctcgtcgaggataCCAAAAACTATCACGTGTGGTCCTATCGCCAGTACTTGGTGGAGAAGCTTGGGCTCTGGACCCCGAATGAGCTCGGATGCACACAAAACATgatcgaggacgacgttCGCAACAACTCTGCGTGGGCACATcgcttcttcgtcgtcttctccgaCCCAAAGGTATCGACCAAGGGCTTGCCTTCGACCGCTCACGACCCCAAGGTGCCCGACTCCATCATCGACCGCGAGGTATCCTACGCCAAGGAGAAGATCACGAGCGCACCGCAGAACCAGTCTGGCTGGAACTATCTCCGCGGCGTGCTAGCCAAGGGGGGTCGCAGTGCGACGACTGTGAGCGATTTTGCAGACCAGTTTGTCTCTGGccttggcgaggaggacgaaaAGGTCCAGAGTTCGCACGCACTGGACTTGCTTTCGGAAGTCTACAGCGAAAAGAAAGAGACGACAAAAGCGAAGCTATGTCTCCAAAGACTATGGGAGAAGTGGGATCCTGTGCGCGAGGGGTACTGGAAGCACAGAGCGTCAGAACTTGAACGGGCGACGTGA